Genomic DNA from Bacteroidales bacterium:
AACCTATTCCGTCAGGCAGTTGGCGAAGAAGTTTACCTCTTACCTCCGAAATAAATTTCGAATCAGATCGGTTGGTTCACACTTTTTTGAAAAGGATCTTAATCTGAAGAAATCTGCATGAACCTGTCGGTCTACTATAATATTCCTGTTCGGGATGGACAAACACTTCTTTTTCTGGATGAGATCCAGGCATGTCCCCAGGCTATTTCTTCACTTAGGTTTTTTTATGAAAAGAGGCCCGCGTTGCATGTAGTTGCAGCGGGTTCCCTGTTGGAGTTTGCCTTACAGGAACTTCCGTCATTTGGTGTCGGGCGAATCGATAATCTCTTCATGTTTCCCCTCTCCTTCGATGAATTTTTATTAGGAATGGGTGAAGAGCGGTTATATCAACTCAAAAAAAGTAATGGTTTTGATGCTCCTCTGTCGCTCCCCGTCCATGAAAAATTGCTGGAATATCTCCGGAAATTCCTAGTACTTGGGGGCCTTCCTGAAGTAGTTCATTCATTTGCAGAGAACAAGGATTATCTTCAGGTACAACAAATCCTCGACAGATTGATCAGCGGGTATGAAGATGATTTTTGCAAAATTTAAAAAACGGGTTCCTGTATCACGATTAAAAGAGGTATTTCAATACGCTGTATTCCAGGCAGGAAAGAAATTCAATGCATCTAAAGCATCCGATTCATCGAACCATGCCAGATCAAAGAGGCTCTTGACTTGCTGGAGATGGCCGGATTGGTGTATCGTGCAGCACACAGCAGCCAATGGTATTCCTCTAGGGGCGGAAGTGAATCCCAAAAACTTTAAGATCATCCTTTTCGATCATGGAATTTTTCAGCGTATCCTGGGTCTGGAGCTTTCATCTTACTTGACAGAAACAGATTTCACTTCGGTAAATAAAGGAACTCTGGCAGAACAATATGTAGGTACAGAAATCATTAAAAACCATGCCCGAAATAGCCGTCCGCAACTCTATTACTGGCATCGGGAGAAAAGGGCAGCAGTGCCGAGGTGGATTATCTCCTTCAAAAGAATCATAAAAAATTCCCAATTAAAGGGAAAATTGGAGGGGAAAATGCAAGGTTTGCGATTATTTCTACAGGAAAAAAGATCAGGAGGAAGACACGCATTTTCCTTTGGAAAACTTTGGCAATCGACATACCCGGGTACCCCCCTGCTTATGCGGTAAAAAATCTTTCCTCCGATAAGTAAGAATTTTTGAATTCCCATAGTTCCCCCTGGAAACCAACTCACTTTGCCTTCTCCACCACCTCCTCCTCACTAAACCCAATCTCGCCCGACTTAGTCCTGTGCGGAAATTCAATTTTACACTGTCCATCCCCTTCATCATAGTAGAAGGTTATCAGTCCATTCTTTTCTTTCCAGTCAAAATTGTTGCGGTATCGTCCGAGGTAACCGGTTGCGATGTATTTCAATCCGGGCCATTGAAGCATCTCAACCGCTGATTCTGCATAATCAACCATAAGCAGATACTTGCCATCTTCACTGAAACTGATGTGATTTCTTTGCTCATAATATTCATCATTGTATTCAATACAACTACCACTGATATAATCATAGGCAGAGAGGATATTCATATTGTCCAATACCAGGAAAATAGGGCTTTTGGGGTGAAACTCGAGTTGTTTTATACCCATATCAAGGGATTCGGCTGAATAGTGGATATAGAAATCGCATACTTTTTCACTGGAACGTACATTCCACACATGCGCCATCGTATCAAGAACGATCCTGTAATTGCTGTCCGGACTCATTATCTCATAAGGTTCTTCATTTTCTTCCATCGGAGCCTCAGTAATCTCAGGAGCAGGAGCAGGTTTATGATTCCTGCATGCCAGTATGCCAGCCATCAGGCATACCATTACAAATCCAATTACCAGAAGAATGTTTCTGTTTTTATTTTTCATAAAATGAGCTATAAAATTATGTATTTCTGAAAATTAAAACAGTAAAGGCAGGTTCCATCCACCAGTTAT
This window encodes:
- a CDS encoding WD40 repeat domain-containing protein, giving the protein MKNKNRNILLVIGFVMVCLMAGILACRNHKPAPAPEITEAPMEENEEPYEIMSPDSNYRIVLDTMAHVWNVRSSEKVCDFYIHYSAESLDMGIKQLEFHPKSPIFLVLDNMNILSAYDYISGSCIEYNDEYYEQRNHISFSEDGKYLLMVDYAESAVEMLQWPGLKYIATGYLGRYRNNFDWKEKNGLITFYYDEGDGQCKIEFPHRTKSGEIGFSEEEVVEKAK
- a CDS encoding AAA family ATPase; this encodes MNLSVYYNIPVRDGQTLLFLDEIQACPQAISSLRFFYEKRPALHVVAAGSLLEFALQELPSFGVGRIDNLFMFPLSFDEFLLGMGEERLYQLKKSNGFDAPLSLPVHEKLLEYLRKFLVLGGLPEVVHSFAENKDYLQVQQILDRLISGYEDDFCKI
- a CDS encoding DUF4143 domain-containing protein → MIFAKFKKRVPVSRLKEVFQYAVFQAGKKFNASKASDSSNHARSKRLLTCWRWPDWCIVQHTAANGIPLGAEVNPKNFKIILFDHGIFQRILGLELSSYLTETDFTSVNKGTLAEQYVGTEIIKNHARNSRPQLYYWHREKRAAVPRWIISFKRIIKNSQLKGKLEGKMQGLRLFLQEKRSGGRHAFSFGKLWQSTYPGTPLLMR